The following are encoded in a window of Brevibacillus ruminantium genomic DNA:
- a CDS encoding CGNR zinc finger domain-containing protein, with product MEWLCLDFINSDCRDWRGSGERLERLTKPEWWQYFSQKWELGEGMPTDPDLIKALAKLRSQMRNVTEAVVAEKAPDQQDLDGINQVSASVPTCRQITFQQTGGFQAVELVLAEGWALIMGKIAASFIELLTGSDLRRLKICENQNCLWVYYDGSRNRSSRWCDDKTCGNLMKVRRFRERQKNREE from the coding sequence GTGGAGTGGCTATGCCTTGATTTTATCAACAGCGATTGCCGGGACTGGCGCGGTTCCGGTGAGCGACTAGAGCGGCTGACTAAGCCGGAATGGTGGCAATATTTTTCGCAAAAATGGGAGTTGGGGGAGGGCATGCCGACAGACCCTGACTTAATCAAAGCCCTTGCCAAGCTGCGTTCACAAATGAGAAATGTGACCGAAGCCGTCGTGGCAGAGAAGGCCCCCGATCAGCAGGACCTGGACGGAATCAACCAGGTATCCGCTTCTGTGCCGACCTGCCGCCAGATTACCTTTCAGCAGACGGGCGGCTTTCAGGCGGTGGAGCTTGTTTTGGCCGAGGGCTGGGCGCTCATCATGGGGAAAATCGCTGCTTCTTTCATCGAGTTGCTGACCGGCTCTGATTTGCGCCGGTTGAAGATATGTGAAAACCAAAACTGCCTTTGGGTCTATTACGATGGAAGCCGCAACCGTTCCAGCCGCTGGTGCGACGACAAGACATGCGGCAACCTGATGAAAGTGCGCCGGTTTCGCGAGCGGCAAAAAAACAGGGAAGAGTAA
- a CDS encoding DinB family protein — MNRMDLLVHGLDCTYAKEDWYPPLKDALAGLTAAQASWRPPGEAGNTIWENVSHLLFYKERLLQRLQNQDEVTADSNDDTFTPSGGPEDEAAWQADVKRMETVHHQLRSLLETFDEDAFDRPSPIKTLGLSVWSIILHDAFHTGQIVQIRKLQGSWPARRSFD, encoded by the coding sequence ATGAACCGGATGGATTTGCTTGTACACGGACTGGATTGCACGTATGCGAAAGAAGATTGGTACCCCCCTTTGAAAGATGCGTTAGCTGGACTTACAGCCGCTCAGGCAAGCTGGCGTCCCCCTGGCGAAGCAGGCAACACCATCTGGGAGAACGTCAGCCATCTTCTCTTTTACAAGGAGCGCTTGCTCCAGCGTTTGCAGAATCAAGATGAGGTGACAGCGGACAGCAACGACGACACCTTCACTCCATCAGGCGGCCCGGAGGATGAAGCGGCTTGGCAGGCCGATGTCAAACGGATGGAGACCGTTCACCATCAACTTCGGAGCCTGCTGGAAACGTTCGATGAGGATGCCTTTGATCGCCCCTCCCCAATCAAAACCCTGGGACTGAGTGTATGGAGCATCATTCTCCACGATGCCTTCCACACCGGACAAATCGTGCAAATCCGAAAGCTGCAAGGCTCCTGGCCCGCCCGCCGATCCTTTGATTAA
- the pilO gene encoding type 4a pilus biogenesis protein PilO produces the protein MAEKTRQLLFLFAALLFALLAVFYYFYLAPLQEKKNRQTLELAQLRASVQGIMDKKQEEKKEQVVTEEALAKVIEAIPVTPYTDQLVKDLGRLQTISRVEILSASFDEQKAMSAKDMAEQIIPKEDQQNKASAEAPQERSNASTNSAEQTVAVQTSAEATATHSAKDQKENAGNEALSIEKLKRFLPETILGSVAITISVKGEYEQLYQFLTEVQEMSRYLRVDEISVADTEKDEFVVPSDEKMTATVKLTSYYAPEFKQLIDKLPAVDVEAPSGKDNPFRYGAKNSNGENPKQEEASN, from the coding sequence ATGGCAGAGAAGACACGTCAACTCCTTTTCTTGTTCGCCGCTTTGCTGTTTGCCCTGCTTGCCGTCTTCTACTATTTCTATCTCGCGCCGTTGCAAGAAAAGAAGAATCGGCAAACTCTGGAGCTGGCTCAGCTTCGGGCTTCTGTGCAGGGAATCATGGACAAAAAGCAAGAAGAGAAAAAAGAGCAGGTCGTCACCGAAGAAGCATTGGCCAAAGTGATAGAGGCCATCCCGGTTACACCATATACGGATCAGCTCGTCAAGGATTTGGGCAGACTCCAGACGATCAGCCGCGTGGAGATACTCAGCGCCTCCTTTGACGAGCAAAAGGCCATGTCGGCGAAGGATATGGCAGAGCAGATCATTCCCAAAGAGGATCAACAGAACAAGGCATCGGCTGAAGCTCCGCAGGAGCGGTCAAACGCGTCCACGAACTCCGCAGAACAAACAGTCGCAGTTCAGACGAGTGCAGAGGCAACCGCAACTCATTCTGCCAAGGACCAAAAGGAGAACGCCGGAAACGAGGCTTTGTCCATCGAGAAACTGAAGCGCTTTTTACCGGAAACGATACTGGGAAGCGTAGCGATCACGATATCTGTGAAGGGCGAATATGAACAACTGTACCAGTTTCTCACGGAGGTACAGGAGATGTCGCGCTACCTGCGGGTCGATGAGATCAGTGTAGCCGATACGGAAAAGGATGAATTTGTCGTCCCATCAGATGAAAAGATGACGGCCACGGTAAAGCTGACGAGCTACTATGCTCCGGAGTTCAAGCAACTGATTGACAAGCTCCCAGCCGTCGATGTCGAGGCGCCGTCGGGAAAAGATAACCCGTTTCGTTACGGGGCAAAGAATTCGAACGGGGAAAATCCGAAGCAAGAAGAGGCATCAAACTGA
- a CDS encoding PilN domain-containing protein, whose amino-acid sequence MVTINLLPKKKKVSSGAMWLSLAGIIWLLGAGWMGWTYYAEKAAIDRLQQEISQQELLLKTAEKQMGSQSVSATLDKYLEVAKRVQHLFSPTTLLLDQFAENLPEMGKLQKISYSLDGEVQLVGRFEQFDDVASYLHNLQASPYVREAQVKSIVASPVKWKGPVDPNGQPQSPALQAVGGALMPRYTATFELKVQALNLDELTERINALASEPKK is encoded by the coding sequence GTGGTAACCATAAACCTACTACCGAAAAAGAAAAAGGTGAGCAGCGGCGCCATGTGGCTGTCCCTGGCAGGGATCATCTGGCTGCTGGGGGCTGGTTGGATGGGCTGGACCTATTATGCGGAAAAAGCCGCGATTGACCGGCTTCAGCAGGAAATCTCCCAGCAAGAGCTGTTGCTCAAGACAGCAGAGAAACAGATGGGTTCCCAATCCGTATCGGCCACTTTGGATAAGTATCTGGAGGTCGCCAAGCGCGTGCAGCATTTGTTTTCGCCAACCACGCTGTTGCTGGATCAATTTGCCGAAAATCTGCCAGAGATGGGCAAGCTGCAAAAGATCAGCTACAGTCTGGACGGTGAGGTGCAGCTCGTCGGCCGCTTTGAACAGTTCGACGATGTCGCCTCTTACCTGCACAACCTGCAAGCTTCTCCGTATGTGCGAGAGGCACAGGTCAAATCGATAGTGGCCTCGCCTGTCAAATGGAAGGGACCGGTTGATCCGAACGGCCAGCCGCAATCTCCTGCGCTGCAAGCAGTAGGTGGCGCGCTTATGCCGCGCTATACCGCTACGTTTGAACTGAAAGTGCAAGCGCTGAATCTCGACGAATTGACCGAACGCATCAATGCGTTGGCGTCAGAGCCGAAAAAGTAG
- the pilM gene encoding type IV pilus biogenesis protein PilM, translated as MKLRIPFIQNPVRVGIAVEEDGLRYTEARPTENGVEIRQAGLIPLEAGSIENGRITDMEQAKLQLTLAKKELRLTKKKAILSIPTSTVVIRKTNQPKLSPDDIRSLLEIELGTTIHLPFSRPYFDFHKIGEVPSGPDIDELREFAVGENPSPEDEYLVIAAPGDVIDQYLELLKVLDIEVTAVDIEPLALYRLLRASGVAHKTDFMFLQLGEHSVNVSIFQSDIPEFLRNIPIQMAPIPASAEKAEEESMIGLESFVNDLVREVDRVINFYQFSMKNDGTRIQTIYLTGEADHLEKIVQLLQRRLTSFEIVPLPVHHMQWPQLSRIDAQAFTAAAGLTLRG; from the coding sequence ATGAAACTGCGCATCCCTTTTATACAAAATCCCGTGCGTGTTGGAATTGCTGTGGAAGAGGACGGTCTTCGTTACACCGAGGCCAGACCGACCGAAAATGGTGTGGAAATCCGTCAGGCTGGCTTGATTCCTCTGGAAGCAGGCAGCATCGAGAACGGGCGTATCACGGATATGGAACAGGCCAAGCTACAGCTCACTCTTGCCAAAAAGGAGCTGCGCCTGACGAAAAAGAAAGCGATCCTCTCGATCCCGACTTCGACTGTCGTGATCCGAAAAACAAACCAGCCCAAGCTCTCTCCTGACGATATCCGTTCGCTGCTGGAGATCGAGCTGGGCACGACCATTCATCTGCCATTTTCTCGTCCGTACTTTGATTTTCACAAAATCGGAGAAGTACCGTCTGGCCCTGACATCGATGAGCTTAGGGAGTTTGCTGTCGGGGAGAACCCGTCGCCGGAGGATGAATACCTCGTCATCGCGGCTCCGGGGGACGTGATTGATCAGTATCTGGAGCTATTAAAGGTGCTGGATATCGAGGTGACAGCCGTCGATATTGAACCGCTGGCGTTGTATCGTCTGCTTCGAGCAAGTGGAGTGGCGCACAAGACAGATTTCATGTTTCTGCAGTTGGGAGAGCACTCCGTCAACGTGAGTATTTTTCAAAGTGACATCCCGGAATTTTTGCGGAACATCCCGATCCAGATGGCTCCTATTCCGGCATCTGCTGAGAAAGCAGAAGAAGAATCTATGATCGGACTGGAGTCTTTCGTCAACGATCTGGTCAGGGAAGTAGACCGCGTCATCAATTTTTACCAGTTCAGCATGAAAAATGACGGTACCCGCATCCAGACGATCTATCTTACCGGTGAGGCAGATCATCTGGAGAAGATTGTCCAACTGCTTCAGCGCCGGCTGACCAGCTTTGAAATCGTTCCCTTGCCTGTCCATCACATGCAGTGGCCGCAATTGTCGCGCATCGATGCGCAGGCGTTCACGGCGGCAGCGGGATTAACCTTGAGAGGTTGA
- a CDS encoding prepilin peptidase, which yields MEYLISSILFLLGLLFGSFYNVVGLRVPQGESVVLPPSHCRSCGHRLGPLDLVPVLSFLLRKGKCHYCQAKVSPLYPLMEGLCGLAFVLVFVKHGWSAETILGLLFVSMLVIVSVSDLAYRLIPDKITLPALALFLILRFWIHPDQPYWMHLLAGVVGFGLFFLLTVLSRGGVGGGDIKLFAVVGLFLGLPLLALAIFLSALLGTLFGLGLMLLRGGGRKTQVPFGPFIAAGSLLAYLAGDSILDWYLRLFF from the coding sequence ATGGAGTACCTCATCAGCAGCATTCTATTTCTACTGGGCCTGCTTTTCGGCTCGTTTTACAACGTCGTCGGCCTTCGCGTTCCGCAGGGGGAGTCTGTTGTGCTCCCGCCTTCGCATTGCCGAAGCTGCGGGCACAGACTGGGGCCGCTTGATCTGGTGCCGGTCCTTTCCTTTTTGCTGAGAAAGGGCAAATGCCACTACTGTCAGGCCAAGGTGTCGCCTCTGTATCCGCTGATGGAGGGCTTGTGCGGACTGGCATTTGTTCTGGTATTCGTGAAGCATGGTTGGAGCGCTGAGACGATTCTGGGCTTGCTGTTTGTCTCGATGCTGGTCATCGTCAGTGTCTCCGATCTGGCTTACCGGCTGATTCCGGACAAGATCACCCTGCCCGCGCTGGCGCTGTTTCTGATTCTGCGTTTCTGGATTCATCCGGATCAGCCGTATTGGATGCATCTGCTGGCGGGTGTGGTCGGATTTGGTCTGTTTTTTCTCCTGACGGTACTCTCTCGTGGGGGTGTCGGTGGCGGGGATATCAAGCTGTTTGCTGTTGTCGGTCTGTTTTTGGGCCTTCCCCTGCTGGCACTGGCTATCTTTTTGTCCGCCTTGCTGGGAACCTTGTTTGGCCTTGGTTTGATGCTGCTGCGAGGCGGCGGCCGGAAAACGCAGGTTCCCTTTGGTCCATTTATCGCGGCGGGCTCGTTACTCGCCTATCTGGCCGGGGACTCGATTCTGGACTGGTACCTCCGCTTGTTCTTTTGA
- a CDS encoding prepilin-type N-terminal cleavage/methylation domain-containing protein, whose translation MFRRYLKDQRGLTLVELLAVVVILGIIAAIAIPSIGNIIENSRKDAHIANAQMLGEAARMAATTKGVATGTFTLEELQKEGLIGDIQVPGESGKNYDPKKSEVTIETDKNSKKLVTTVTLTADGRKKAFIDDIDISTLERANVHLEDN comes from the coding sequence ATGTTTAGACGTTATTTGAAGGATCAGCGGGGTTTGACGCTGGTAGAGTTGCTGGCGGTTGTGGTGATTTTGGGGATTATTGCAGCGATTGCGATTCCGTCGATTGGAAATATTATTGAGAACAGTCGCAAGGATGCTCATATTGCGAATGCGCAGATGCTCGGGGAAGCGGCTCGGATGGCTGCTACTACCAAGGGAGTTGCTACGGGGACTTTCACGTTAGAGGAATTGCAAAAGGAAGGTTTGATTGGAGATATTCAGGTTCCTGGCGAAAGTGGTAAAAATTACGACCCTAAAAAGTCGGAAGTGACTATTGAAACTGACAAAAATTCTAAGAAACTCGTTACAACGGTAACACTGACAGCAGATGGTAGAAAAAAGGCATTCATTGATGATATAGATATTAGTACATTAGAAAGAGCGAATGTCCATTTAGAAGATAATTAG
- a CDS encoding type II secretion system F family protein, whose product MLTFHYEAKDRTGKRKRGKIEASSKPAAIVELKRQGLALLSIEQEAKGLLQREIHFGKPVKSKDFIVFLRQLATLIRAGIGIVDSVHILSQQSESKALRKILIEVEADIRKGGQLSEAFAKHPKVFQTMFLSMIRAGEASGSLEIVLDRLATYYEKSHYTKEKIKSAMMYPLTVGILSIAVTMYLLINIVPTFVTMFASFHAELPAMTRMVMSASDSLVRSWYLYIIGIIVVYFIVRIVVNTSYGRYLLDYATLKMPIFGKLLQKGALARMSRTLSTLFSSSVPILQALTIVEDVVGNKIISQAVHESKTSLREGRPLSEPLKRAWVIPPLVSRMIAIGEETGSLDQMLEKVADFYEAEVENAVDKIKTLIEPLMIVMLAAIVGTIVLAIMIPMFEMFGKVR is encoded by the coding sequence ATGCTTACTTTTCATTACGAAGCAAAGGATCGCACCGGCAAGCGAAAACGGGGAAAAATCGAAGCCAGCAGCAAGCCGGCAGCGATCGTAGAGCTGAAGCGGCAAGGCTTGGCTCTGCTTTCGATCGAGCAGGAAGCAAAGGGGCTGCTCCAACGCGAGATTCATTTTGGCAAGCCGGTCAAATCTAAGGATTTTATCGTGTTTCTGCGTCAGCTTGCTACGCTCATCAGGGCAGGCATCGGGATCGTCGACTCTGTGCACATCCTGTCCCAGCAAAGCGAGAGCAAGGCGCTTCGCAAAATCCTGATCGAGGTGGAGGCCGACATTCGCAAAGGCGGTCAGCTTTCCGAGGCCTTTGCCAAGCACCCGAAGGTCTTCCAGACGATGTTTCTCAGCATGATCCGGGCCGGGGAGGCTTCGGGGAGTCTGGAGATCGTGCTGGACAGGCTGGCCACCTATTACGAGAAGTCGCATTACACCAAGGAAAAGATCAAGTCAGCCATGATGTACCCGCTCACAGTCGGCATTTTATCCATCGCGGTGACTATGTATCTGCTGATCAATATCGTCCCTACGTTTGTCACCATGTTTGCCAGCTTTCACGCGGAGCTGCCGGCCATGACGAGAATGGTGATGAGCGCAAGTGATAGTTTAGTTAGGTCTTGGTACCTATATATAATAGGTATTATAGTCGTGTATTTTATTGTTCGAATAGTTGTCAATACTTCTTATGGACGATATTTGCTGGATTATGCTACACTGAAAATGCCGATATTTGGTAAATTACTGCAAAAAGGCGCACTGGCCCGCATGAGCCGTACCTTGAGCACGCTGTTTTCCAGTTCGGTGCCTATTTTACAGGCCCTCACGATTGTAGAGGATGTCGTCGGCAACAAGATTATCAGTCAAGCTGTGCATGAATCGAAAACCAGCCTTCGCGAGGGGCGGCCTTTGTCTGAGCCGCTGAAGCGGGCGTGGGTGATCCCGCCGCTCGTCTCTCGCATGATCGCCATTGGAGAAGAGACAGGATCACTGGACCAGATGCTGGAAAAGGTAGCTGACTTTTACGAGGCGGAGGTGGAGAACGCCGTTGACAAGATAAAGACGCTGATTGAGCCTTTGATGATCGTGATGCTTGCAGCCATTGTCGGTACGATTGTACTCGCTATTATGATTCCGATGTTTGAGATGTTTGGAAAGGTTCGCTAG
- a CDS encoding type IV pilus twitching motility protein PilT, protein MAGVEIKKLLRYAFEKKASDLHVTVGTPPVFRIDGELRRLDIPPLAPGDTEEMAQELIPQHLYQSFVEKGELDFSYGLPGVSRFRINAYHQRGCIGIVARVIPAGIPTLEELRLPEVIRKFCHKPQGLLLVTGPTGSGKSTTLAAMIDYINRTMRKHIVTLEDPIEYLHKHQLSMVNQREIGFDTNDFSSGLRSALRQDPDVILVGEMRDLETIQTAVTAAETGHLVLATLHTTDAPKTIDRIIDVFPGHRHSQIRMQLASVLVGIISQRLFPRVGGGRAVATEILVHTHAIANLIRIEKVHQIKSMMQTGRELGMHTMESSVTELVERGEITQEAAQYYLSERALE, encoded by the coding sequence ATGGCAGGGGTGGAAATCAAAAAGCTGCTCAGGTACGCCTTTGAAAAAAAAGCATCCGATTTGCATGTAACCGTGGGGACGCCCCCTGTCTTTCGAATCGACGGTGAGCTGCGCCGTCTGGATATCCCGCCGCTTGCGCCAGGCGATACGGAAGAGATGGCCCAGGAACTGATCCCGCAGCATTTGTACCAGTCGTTTGTGGAAAAAGGAGAGCTCGATTTTTCCTATGGATTGCCGGGTGTCTCCCGCTTCCGGATCAATGCCTATCACCAGCGCGGCTGTATTGGTATCGTGGCGCGGGTCATTCCCGCCGGGATTCCGACGCTGGAGGAGCTTCGTTTGCCGGAGGTCATCCGGAAATTTTGCCACAAGCCGCAGGGGCTTCTCCTGGTCACCGGTCCGACGGGAAGCGGGAAGTCGACGACGCTTGCTGCGATGATCGACTATATCAACCGGACGATGCGAAAACATATCGTCACGCTGGAAGACCCGATCGAGTATCTGCACAAGCATCAGCTTTCCATGGTGAACCAGCGGGAGATCGGTTTTGATACCAACGATTTTTCCAGCGGGTTGCGCTCCGCCCTGCGGCAGGACCCCGACGTGATTCTGGTCGGCGAGATGCGCGATCTGGAAACGATCCAGACAGCCGTCACAGCAGCGGAGACCGGCCATCTGGTGCTGGCTACCCTCCATACGACAGATGCTCCGAAGACGATTGACCGGATTATCGATGTGTTTCCGGGACATCGTCATTCCCAGATCCGCATGCAGTTGGCCTCGGTATTGGTGGGGATTATCTCGCAACGGCTGTTTCCCCGCGTGGGAGGAGGACGTGCAGTTGCCACCGAAATTCTCGTGCACACCCATGCGATTGCCAACCTGATCCGCATCGAAAAGGTGCATCAGATCAAAAGCATGATGCAAACCGGCCGCGAGCTGGGCATGCACACCATGGAATCCTCGGTCACAGAGCTGGTAGAGAGAGGAGAAATCACTCAGGAGGCTGCGCAGTACTATTTGAGTGAAAGGGCGCTGGAGTAG
- a CDS encoding GspE/PulE family protein, translating into MGRRRLGDILVESGLISEEQLQDALVEQKKSKLKLGDHLLQQGYITEQQLIEILEFQLGIPHVSLYRFKMDPSLSSIVTEEVAKRYSLIPLKKEGNKLTVAMVDPLDYFAIDELRLSTGFVIEPVIATRDEVQRAISRMYSMQGSVKELMEKMEADEIEESRIVDEDSPIVRLVNQMFEQAVQLRASDIHIDPQEEGVRIRYRVDGVLRTERVLPRHMIGILTARIKIMSNLNIAERRTPQDGRIQLHIDYKEIDVRVSTLPTIYGEKMVMRLLDVSNALIEIEKLGLTNRNLAYFRDLVNRPNGIMLVTGPTGSGKTTTLYAALNHLNQEDVNIITVEDPVEYQLEGINQVQVNDGIGMSFASVLRSILRQDPDIIMVGEIRDQDTAEIAIRAALTGHQVLSTLHTNDAVSSLTRLLDMGIPPFLLASSLNGVLAQRLVRRVCKECRKEMPATEQEKALFAQRGIAVETLWRSEGCGNCSMTGYRGRLAVHESFRMDDTLRHMIIQRLPAVEYKKHAVKNGMVLMFDDALLKVRQGLTTLEEIYRIALPE; encoded by the coding sequence ATGGGAAGAAGACGGCTGGGTGATATCCTCGTCGAAAGCGGCTTGATCAGCGAGGAGCAACTGCAGGATGCGCTGGTCGAGCAAAAGAAGTCAAAGCTGAAGCTGGGGGATCATCTGCTGCAGCAAGGCTATATCACCGAGCAGCAATTGATCGAGATTTTGGAATTTCAGCTGGGAATTCCGCACGTTAGTCTGTATCGCTTCAAAATGGACCCCTCGCTGTCCAGCATCGTGACAGAAGAGGTAGCTAAGCGATACTCTCTGATTCCGTTGAAAAAGGAAGGAAACAAGCTGACTGTAGCGATGGTCGATCCGCTCGATTATTTCGCCATTGATGAGCTGAGGCTCAGTACGGGCTTTGTTATCGAGCCGGTGATTGCTACCCGGGATGAGGTGCAGCGTGCCATCTCCCGGATGTACAGCATGCAAGGCTCGGTAAAAGAGCTGATGGAAAAAATGGAGGCAGACGAGATCGAAGAGTCGCGGATCGTCGATGAGGACTCGCCGATCGTCCGTCTCGTGAATCAAATGTTCGAGCAGGCAGTCCAGCTCCGGGCCAGCGATATCCATATTGATCCGCAGGAAGAGGGCGTGCGCATCCGTTACCGTGTTGACGGCGTACTCAGGACGGAGCGGGTGCTGCCGCGCCATATGATCGGTATCCTGACTGCGCGGATCAAGATTATGTCCAATCTCAATATCGCCGAACGGCGCACGCCGCAGGACGGCCGCATCCAGCTTCATATCGACTACAAAGAGATTGATGTCCGCGTCTCCACCCTGCCGACGATCTACGGAGAAAAAATGGTGATGCGCCTTCTGGACGTGTCCAATGCCTTGATCGAGATTGAAAAGCTGGGCCTGACCAATCGCAATCTGGCCTATTTCCGCGATCTGGTCAATCGGCCAAACGGAATTATGCTGGTGACCGGACCTACGGGGAGCGGCAAAACGACCACGCTCTACGCTGCGTTGAACCATCTCAATCAAGAGGATGTCAACATCATTACGGTCGAAGATCCAGTAGAGTACCAGCTAGAGGGGATCAATCAGGTGCAGGTCAACGACGGTATCGGGATGAGCTTTGCCTCTGTGCTTCGCTCTATTTTGCGGCAGGACCCGGACATCATCATGGTGGGGGAAATTCGCGACCAGGATACCGCCGAGATCGCGATTCGCGCGGCTTTGACCGGACACCAGGTACTCAGCACGCTGCATACGAATGATGCCGTAAGCAGTCTTACGCGTTTGCTGGATATGGGCATTCCTCCGTTCTTGCTGGCTTCGTCGCTCAACGGTGTGCTGGCCCAGCGGCTGGTCAGACGGGTTTGCAAGGAATGCCGGAAGGAAATGCCTGCGACAGAACAGGAAAAAGCCCTGTTTGCCCAGCGCGGTATTGCCGTCGAAACACTTTGGCGAAGCGAGGGCTGCGGGAATTGCAGCATGACGGGATACCGGGGAAGACTTGCCGTCCATGAAAGCTTCCGCATGGATGATACGCTGCGGCACATGATAATCCAGCGTCTGCCGGCTGTGGAGTACAAAAAGCACGCTGTGAAAAACGGCATGGTGCTGATGTTTGACGACGCGCTGCTGAAAGTGAGACAAGGGCTGACGACCCTGGAAGAAATCTATCGGATTGCCCTGCCGGAATAA
- a CDS encoding VanW family protein — MVRKKQFKLMGKVWTILLIQSCVFGVAALLASGLWERPEAAIASRLPDLRVAGVSLEGMTMEQARNSVQESIAKLSDLPIVLTKEQTVFSLDKDKLGIRFEVEKTWEKVAEQAERSSGIRGFVYGLTGEPADRSIPLAVVYDRSELIRQVTEIARKVEQQAEAATLRIEQNRALVVPEMIGYRVNVEKTVADIENELQLPRTELRIPLQGEKESPAIVSKDLENSVHLLAEWTAPLNTAVPDRFVNVKQAASLLNGTILLPNQVLSFNEKTGPYTEAKGYHPSASPKQDTIPDGLGGSAAQVASALFETSVLSGLDIIERHQARRPVDFQRLGMEAVVNGRDMDLRVANRQTAPVYIHAVVEDSRLRVALFGGAASSKEKPLLLTDIDEHFPPDTIVRADRSLVTNQERIVRIGENGLRAKVYLYFPQADKKVLVADNLYPPIPNVVAVGPQLARSKRTDNTEADWPLEAGAEDWSENGTDWTPDYVYGDQGEYLDGTWPGGTESSSQASSIKPPDIDVLPGQPSEPVSTGGVPGAGGSPSGTVEKKNGVIILHDAPVR; from the coding sequence GTGGTGCGAAAGAAACAGTTCAAGTTGATGGGCAAGGTCTGGACGATTCTCTTGATCCAGTCATGTGTATTTGGTGTAGCCGCGCTTCTTGCCTCTGGCTTGTGGGAGCGGCCGGAAGCAGCTATCGCAAGCAGACTTCCCGACCTGCGCGTAGCGGGGGTTTCGTTGGAAGGGATGACGATGGAGCAGGCCCGGAACAGTGTGCAGGAGAGTATCGCCAAGCTCTCCGATTTGCCGATTGTCCTGACGAAGGAGCAGACCGTCTTTTCGCTGGACAAAGACAAGCTGGGGATTCGCTTTGAAGTAGAAAAGACATGGGAAAAGGTTGCGGAGCAGGCAGAGCGATCTTCGGGCATTCGGGGATTTGTTTACGGCTTGACTGGCGAGCCAGCAGATCGAAGTATTCCGCTGGCGGTTGTCTATGATCGCAGTGAGCTGATCAGACAAGTAACGGAGATTGCCCGCAAAGTGGAACAGCAGGCTGAGGCGGCGACGCTGCGAATTGAGCAGAACAGAGCGCTCGTCGTTCCAGAGATGATCGGGTATCGGGTCAATGTAGAAAAGACCGTCGCAGATATTGAAAACGAGCTGCAACTGCCGCGCACCGAGCTGCGTATCCCGCTTCAGGGCGAAAAAGAAAGCCCTGCAATCGTGAGCAAGGATTTGGAGAACAGTGTCCATCTGCTCGCGGAATGGACAGCTCCTTTGAATACGGCCGTTCCTGATCGATTCGTCAATGTAAAACAGGCAGCAAGTCTGCTGAACGGGACCATACTTTTACCGAACCAGGTCTTGTCCTTTAACGAAAAAACTGGCCCGTATACAGAGGCGAAAGGGTATCATCCCTCGGCATCCCCCAAACAGGATACGATCCCTGATGGTCTCGGCGGAAGTGCGGCACAGGTCGCATCTGCTCTGTTTGAAACATCGGTGCTGAGCGGTTTGGACATCATCGAACGGCACCAGGCAAGACGTCCGGTTGATTTTCAGCGTCTGGGCATGGAAGCCGTTGTGAATGGCCGGGATATGGATTTGCGTGTGGCAAACCGCCAGACTGCACCGGTGTACATCCATGCTGTCGTGGAGGATTCCCGGCTGCGGGTAGCACTGTTTGGGGGAGCGGCATCCAGCAAAGAAAAGCCGCTGCTGCTGACGGATATAGACGAGCATTTTCCGCCTGATACCATCGTCCGGGCGGACCGTTCGCTGGTGACAAACCAGGAGCGAATCGTGCGAATCGGGGAAAACGGGCTTCGCGCCAAAGTGTATTTGTATTTTCCTCAAGCAGACAAAAAAGTGCTCGTGGCCGATAACCTCTACCCGCCGATTCCCAATGTGGTCGCCGTCGGTCCGCAGTTAGCCCGGAGCAAACGTACGGATAACACGGAAGCCGACTGGCCGCTGGAAGCCGGAGCAGAGGACTGGAGCGAAAACGGAACGGATTGGACTCCGGATTACGTTTACGGTGACCAGGGAGAGTATCTGGATGGCACCTGGCCGGGGGGAACCGAAAGCTCCTCACAGGCGAGCAGTATCAAGCCGCCGGATATCGATGTTCTGCCGGGGCAACCATCTGAACCTGTTTCCACGGGCGGCGTGCCTGGCGCAGGGGGAAGCCCGTCCGGTACGGTTGAGAAAAAGAATGGCGTCATTATTTTGCATGATGCGCCGGTGAGGTGA